The following nucleotide sequence is from Pectinophora gossypiella chromosome 17, ilPecGoss1.1, whole genome shotgun sequence.
TCACTCTATAATATGAGTTGCATTGGCCAAGGTTTTTGGTCGCTTTGGTCTTTAAGTTGAAGGTTCAAAATTAACCAAAAACGTGTTCATGTAGGTATATGTGtgactcatacatacatatttgtaGCTAATCATGTTATAAATTCTGATGGAaaccaaacaaacaaataaatataatcataGTACCATCTCGAGTTGCTAGTCATTTATATTACAACACTGTAGAACCGGTAAAAAAGTTGCCAAGAGAGCTTTAGAACGAACTTTGTTCAGAGTtcctttaaaaaataacttgaaCTTCTGtattcgtttatttttttattaagaagtTATTAAGTAACTTAAGATTTTATACAATCTACAAAAACTTGTttctattttaatttcaatattttgtattaaaacGAACTTTGTTCCATGAGCTTAGGGATTCGTAAAAAAGTATTGTTAGTTTAAGGTAAGTACgttatattttttccttaagGACATTTCAGGGTatgttttccctaaaaaaaaacaaaataggtgGCAAATTTGTACAGcaaatttgccttcgtttaaccttctaatttcatggctaacagacatatgcatcttttatctttgtttttggatataaatgataacccttgtTATCACCCAggcaaaaagtatttttatatatgcctctgccatcaatttatatttataatttatatatttgaataatgatgtacccgagcaataagaaaataggtaattatcacattaaatctgCACATCTCAATCCCTCATTGTGATGTTGGTGGTAGGTACAGAAAATTACAAGGAATGTACTATATGCATTAATCTAAGTCAGATAAAGTTCCACAACAGGAAATCCCCAAGAAAGACAAAGGCTTAAAATAGTAACTTGTTATTAataagtcccaacaaaaacattttcatgtataATGTttccaagacgagatcatatcgatctcaatgtcaaaaagttattagatctcatgtagagccaagcttctaacctCTACACACCCTAactacaaaccctaagtttacaaactctatAAGTAAAGTGACACATGGAGCTTGTCCGTTTCGTTACTACAAGAACTATTTAACAGAATGGCAAACAGTAAATATATTTGTTGCCCATGTTGACAGCATGAAATAGAAAGCGCcaaagtcaaattgcaatattgctttcttagatccATCACAGGagatccaatcaaaaacataaatacatagacagaccttaggctacaatacagaatcttatgttataagaagatatgatatgttatactgttacttataaataaatttcaggactgaccattgaacttgacacccatttagatctcacttcttttgtcgttgaagtcaacaaccaaagcatttatttcttcgatttggccattttaactccccagtaCAATCAAATATCATGTGTTATGAAATAAGTTTTGACACGACAGTCgactgatattttttataataaataattattgtgatTAATACAATACAAGTGACTTTTacgacaaaaataatatatgaatGAATCATAAACACACAAAACCTTACCTAGATCTTAGTTCAAATGTCGTCACGTGGAACCATAGGTACGAGTAGCTAAGTACTAAGTACGTTTGCAATTATAAGCATTTAACCTTTGAGACTAATAAGTACATGAGTAAGTACCGCTTTATTTTTCAAACAATAGAGATTATAATGATACATATTTTCTCGTAAAATTATGAGAATGTTGTTGACATCTAAATCCAAAATGGTCGTTAATACCAAATAATGTGTACTTATGTTGGCCATGATTTATTATTTGGTACTTCATTGTTTTTGTCTGCGGTAACTGATTAATCGTCAAACGACTTAACCtatgaataattaaaaatggAATAGGTATTACcaaaaattcatatttttttttagaacacAAAAAGCATCAGTTTCTAGGGTTCTATATTCAACTACCTACGTTTGTCGATAGGTAAATTAGATTTAAGTAATCTCTAGAGCCTAAGGATCGATTATGTTATTACTTGGGTATTACCGAGTAacgaaatttattttaaatgcaagAAAATATGTAATCGATTCGTTAAAATGCTGTCAAGAAAAGGTTGCTGcataaaaatgaatttaaatcaagaaTTGTAGGTTAGGTAATTATAGTTACGACGTCATGGGCATATTTGGTCGGTTTTTGTAGTCCAATTaaagggttttttttaaacaagttCCATAGTACATCTAAATAAAGactattttaagaaaaataccACAGGTTATTGTGTTCGATATTTATGCTTAGCAACCAGCAAGCTAATGTCGAAGGTCCAAAGATCAAGATATTGATTTGACCAGTCCGTTACACCTGACAAAAGTTATATCTATAaattatcatttaaaattaaataatgttaaTCTTAAAATTATTGGAGGGCAGTTCATTTCTATGATTAGATTatgcatacatttttattagtaatataaacaagtaaataataatCAAGATCGGaaatactttatatacttacagtactttaaaaaaaacaactacgATATAAGTATAAACGTTTCCTTGATTGTGATTAAGCATTATGATCTCTATGTGAAGGAAAAAAGTAGGTATGTTTACGGAATATGtatctacattattttttaatgacaCAAGACCTATGTACAGAATGGTAACGACAATTGTTGATCACGTGGCTATGTGGTTTTCCTAATAATTATGGtaagtacatatatttttataggtTCTACTGCTTAGGctaaacaatgataaaaatatacattaaggaaagacatagatataatacatacatatttggtataataagtcactaattaagtaagttaagaTAAGGAAGAGCCAAgcctcctaacacagactttcCCAGTTTAAAGGGGGGCTTGGGTCAAAtagcatttaaaagaaaatattgtctgaaacgaataaagattttttttttttaggctaTATTCCCCTTTATCATACTAATCGACTGCGAGGCGACTTTACATTCCGTTGAAAACCTTTAAAAAGTGATACATGCTTAGGTACTACATAAATACACATTACATGTAGAGGGGTGAAATgagccacaaataataataataataaaaaaattgcagcctcttttgatatgaagtcccATCTGTATGGTAGGAGATGACCGCCCAGCCCACGCTGGCTATAGGTTTTCCTTCGCTGTTGATATCAAGACTCGTCTGGTGGTTTATCTCTTAATTGTTTTCTGAAAATTATAATCTGGGCCTCTTCAATACTAGAGAATATATGGGACTTTCTAGGTCAGTCCCACCCTCGGCCAGATCGTCACttactatcaggtgagattatggCCAAATGCTTGACTATCTTCCCTAAAAATAGGTCTTCttcttttaatcttattatcTCCTACTGGGATGTAGAGCTCAAACAACATAATATCCACTCCTCGCTTACTTTTGCAGCTTTCTTCCATGACATATAAAATGTATCAACCATAATATGAAATTCAACACGTAAATAAAACTAAGATTGGTTCTTGTAGAGGGCACATAATTGAGCTGAAACTTGTGAAGAATGGTAAAAATCTTGACTATTCATTCAGGATAAGCGATAACAAACTGAATTGAAGTGGTTGCTTGTTTTATGTTGATTACGTATTCTGATTGAACATATTTGGACATAGTCGTATTATTTGAACTTGTTTAAACAAATATTGAGTTTACCATTAAATTCACCTATTAAGGAGGCCTTTCGATATTAGATTTTGATACCTTTTGTTGGCCATTTTACTCCGCTGTCAATGGTTTGATATTCTGGGTAGTTAGTAAATCCATCCATCTGAAATATCTTGCATTGCCATTACTGGATATGAATCTCCTCCTTATGTCATTAAATGTTCCAATTTATAAGCAACTGATACAGTTTGACCATCATCATCTTGAATCATGAACTTACAAGTTTGTTGGAGACATTGTACCCTTTTATCACGTTTATATCATAGTTTACACCGTCTTTTCTAAcgtggcaggggcctttggcggctcaacaataaccctgacactagggttgatgaggttggtaattcacctcgcaaCTCACAGGATAGAAGATTTTATAGTTATTTCTAGACAATATTCGCAAAAAAAGTCTACGACTTTTGGACAATTCTCATATTGTTGGTGTGACCCCAGGGGAAAGTACATCGTCGGACACATGGTGGCCATCGTGGCGTTAAACGTGTTAAGAATTGGTCTTGCCCACGCCATTAGTTCACTAATAAATAGACCATTGCGATTATTAATCGTAATTAAACTAGCACTCTTTTTTACATATCTAACAGTACGGAAATTGACTCTTTCAATCTTGATGAAAACAATAAAGCACAACTATTTGTTCCTTCaacgtagttattaattaatacgaaacttgatgagtgGGACAGgcgtcaaaacggccatcatagcgtgccGCCAGTTTAATAATCGTCCACATATCAGTCAATTTCGTCAGTTTCTGCAACTGCACAATGTCACATAGATTCACAAGGATGTGACTATTATTACAACGTTTGAACAAATATGCAAGGTGTCATGTCCACAAGTGGAATATTACACGTTTGGTCGATGGACCGTTTTTTATTTGGATCGCGTCAGCATTCGGCCCGTCTGATGATGTTTACACGATCAAATAGACAACAGATCTGTACGTGTTTTCCTCCCGTAAGATCATATATAATAAGCTTCACGGAATATTCAGTCAGTAGGCGCTCAGCTGAGGTATACGAAACTTGTAAGTGGATAcctgtcttttatttattttaataattccatattTATTAAGGTGACTATTGAGATTTGATTTAaggcattttaattttttatttgatttcttttttgtgtaATTATGAGGTGTCTAGTCCCGAGCTTTCATATCATATAACTCGTTTAAAATGTCTTGGATTTGTGTTTGTTTGTCATATAATTCCTGAGACTTTATACCATAAGTGGCTATATATTTGTCTATatagttgtcttctgattcaCAATTAGCCGGTATCCCTTTCTCAAAGGGCAGAACCGCGAGCCATCAATAAAACCAGCACTGCTGATTTTCTAAACACACACAGTTCTAATCGTTCTCTTCATTTAATTCCAGTTTCCAATCATGAAAACAATCCTAGTTCTTTGCGCCGTGCTGGCGATGGCTCTCGCCCGCCCTGATGGCGAGACCTACAACCCAGCTTACGACAGCTTCAACGCCCAGGAGCTTGTGGACAACGAACGCCTCCTCAAGAACTACGGCAAGTGCTTCCTCGACAAGGGACCCTGCACACCTGAGGGCACTGACTTCAAGAGTAAGTTTACAAGAcatgtgttatttttttgtcgttgttattgtcttgtctagCAAGAAGTGTCTTAATGCTGGCTTATTCCTCTATTTATTACACGACGGTAATTCTTCCGGGCAACCGAGGCGGAAAGTGTCAAATTAATTTGTACACCCTTTCTTGTACACTTTTGAACTATAGATGTAGAAACAATAGTAATAGGTAGTGCATAACACGGATCGTAGAGTCTAAAAGCCATTTATAAAGTTTACTATATGTTCAATTCCATCATGGATTtactatataatataatctCAAATATTCTTACTTAGACAAGTCGCCAGTTACTTAACATTTGGTTAATTTAGAAAATTGGTTCTTTTCTTGGCTTTGCTACAGATTTCACTCCTGAATACAAGTTACGAACTAAAGTGCCCCAATATGTATTAGCTGCTTGTAATAGCACAGGCGCTATCACTTTACTTTCCATCATTGTGATGATCAAAATATAAAACAGAGTAGTCATAGGAGAATGCTTAGAGCTCtattataatacctattgtCTTCCTTTTTAAGACAAGATCTGCCGTAATTGAATTTGTGTACAAAATTTTCGAAAATAATTTCactttacttacaaaaaaacatttttttttttcacagaacgCATCCCTGAAGCGCTAAGAACGAACTGCGCTAAGTGCACCCCTAAACAAAAGGAGTTGGTACGCACCGTGGTCCGCGGCTTCCAACAGAAGCTTCCTGAAGTCTGGCAGGAGCTCGCACAGAAGGAGGACCCTAAGGGAGAGTTCAAGGAGGCCTTCGAAAAGTTCCTCTCAGGCAAAGACTAAACCAAAGATAGCAAAAACCATGGAGCAGTAACAAAGAGAAGTTAGCGTTAAGTTTGGCCAAATAGTGAATCTGAGGCAAAACAATAAGTTAAgtccgtcaaaaaaaaagatatccaTATAGTGCCCCCATTACGCAAGATTCAGCTCATAGGgtgttattttatataatttcagTGTTTGTTGCGCCCTATTCCTCTCGTAATGAACTATCGCCAACTACTTACTCTTTCAAAGGAAAATCTACTGAccgcaaacaaaacacaatcttCTTTGTATATCGTCCTATCATTGTTTGTAGTATAGACATAATCATCTCCGTCCTATAAAATATcttgtacttattatttaaaactagcTGTATTATTGTGTAATGTTGTGGAGTGTCTAGATATCTTCAGTTCCATATTGTGATTTTAATGTTAGTAGTCTTCCTGTTAAATCTTTTTAAGCATCACattatatttagattttatatatacttttttataataatatgatgaaaaatacaaaatttataaaataatttgtttttgtttcttacTTTGTAAAATGTATTGGAGAAGGCAGAGCCACCGTTACATGGAGTATTAAAAGGCATAATGTTTAATTTGCAGCTCTACAAAAAATGactgtaataatataatatcggaatttgacttttaaatataataaatcaaatacaaaaaacttatctctaaaagtcGACATAAAGTTGGCTGGATTGGTTCaaagtatttaattaaataacctTTAAAGCGAAAAGAAagtataagtaaaataataataaatggctTTTACTTTAGTTTTTTGGGACGAACAGCCAGTAATAGCATTTATTCTTTGAATAGGTATTATTCTCTTTGGTCTTAATCTCATTGCCTCATTCATTTCTAAATAAATGCCACATTGGTtggttattaaataatataattattttgttcgtTAGATAT
It contains:
- the LOC126374486 gene encoding allergen Tha p 1-like, producing the protein MKTILVLCAVLAMALARPDGETYNPAYDSFNAQELVDNERLLKNYGKCFLDKGPCTPEGTDFKKRIPEALRTNCAKCTPKQKELVRTVVRGFQQKLPEVWQELAQKEDPKGEFKEAFEKFLSGKD